Proteins from a single region of Ziziphus jujuba cultivar Dongzao chromosome 1, ASM3175591v1:
- the LOC107408107 gene encoding putative disease resistance protein RGA3: MIETLVSAVVDVAVEKAASFLTEEFLAFTHVKEEVEKLENLLKEINPRLKYVEQNLLTSSSSEGEITSMWLEKLRIAAYDAQDLMDCWATELHLRKIKTQVQRLHSPFGSTSYFFQYGISDELREIVPRLERILKGIRQDHQLAHAITDNKSRRNSSPEAGSLSNNLVVGRENDIENVIKLLIPDGGASDGSDISVIPILGMGGVGKKTLAQIVMKDERVTKFFKTIIWVSVTESFDITRILRQITASHNKTDHGVDFLTRDQLEKKVVEILVKKRFLLVLDDMWNDNYLEWEKLENVFCRGPKGSRVMVTSRISRVANIMGAKDIYSLQCFDDNESWLLFEKIAFREDGPEDGARKELEVYGKEIVRKCKGLPLAVKQMGGLQRGVTDVQEWKRIMNSEIWELEDDSVLPVLRLSYNHLSSNLKQCFAYCSLFPKSYAFDKYELIKLWMAEEFILAKKNEKTEDIGSGYFNNLVMRFFFEISSDDSTKYRMHDLIHNLAQSIAHPFCFQVKDEKPMFTEENSRHVSLLCKEVEEPVLKIINKSKKLRTLLFPAGHLKAFGHAQQKVFDELSYIRVLDLSSSTLLELPKSIQMLKLLRYLNLSKTEIKKLPNSICRLYNLETLKLLGCPWLFELPRDLSDLTNLRYLELDEMFWSKASILPPNIGRLTSLHNLHAFHVGHDMGYRLEELKNMVHLTGTLHISKLENAVNAGHANLKDKEWIQKVVYEWSNQNVNTQDKAREEEVLEELQPHSNVKEIHIFQYRGIELPTWMRNGQLQNLVTISLNHCTRIKILSPGKLPLLEEVRLKNMQELEEWQEERYLSLKRLKISHCPKLTKLPCFFPKLDDLKIKKCDLLETIPLAQLTNITLVDNPLLKHWNEEDLPVRIVNERGQEETKEVTSSIFLREVNISNCPKLLKLPENLCLDKLEIRRCRSLTALWEKKNVKYLQHLAMDTYIDDKLLSLIHENGTLYSLVISNISNVKSLPKWPSILSLKALYIHGWEHLESLATQEITMPQAFANLELLSIWNCPELLELPQEGLPTSLQYLAVGSCASLRSFGPSNVLRNLTSLKDLYIENCPALQSLPSDGLPESLQHISIHGCNSLLQQCQNDNGDLPKIKPVPDVEMDDAATSTENPFLPSLASSCCRFFCFCFPCIFS; encoded by the coding sequence ATGATTGAGACCCTAGTGAGCGCTGTTGTGGATGTTGCTGTGGAAAAAGCTGCTTCTTTTCTGACGGAGGAGTTTCTTGCATTTACTCATGTCAAGGAAGAAGTTGAAAAGCTGGAAAACttgttaaaagaaattaatccgAGGCTTAAGTATGTGGAACAAAATTTgttaacttcttcttcttccgaGGGTGAAATTACTAGCATGTGGCTCGAAAAGCTTAGAATAGCAGCTTATGATGCACAGGACTTGATGGATTGTTGGGCAACAGAGCTTCATCTGCGGAAGATAAAGACACAGGTACAAAGACTTCATTCCCCTTTCGGTTCTACTAGCTATTTCTTTCAGTATGGTATATCAGATGAACTAAGAGAGATAGTACCCAGGCTAGAGAGAATTTTAAAGGGGATTAGACAAGACCATCAATTGGCCCATGCCATAACTGATAATAAATCTAGAAGAAATTCTTCACCAGAAGCTGGCTCACTTTCAAACAACTTAGTTGTTGGTAGGGAAAATGATATAGAGAATGTAATAAAGCTGCTGATACCAGATGGAGGAGCCAGTGATGGTAGTGATATTTCTGTCATTCCCATTCTCGGGATGGGAGGAGTTGGTAAAAAAACACTAGCTCAAATTGTAATGAAAGATGAGAGAGTGACTAAGTTTTTCAAAACCATAATATGGGTTTCTGTGACAGAATCTTTTGACATAACCAGGATTCTCCGACAGATTACAGCATCTCATAACAAGACTGATCATGGTGTCGACTTTCTCACTAGGGACCAACTAGAAAAAAAAGTTGTTGAAATCCTGGTTAAGAAGCGGTTTTTACTTGTTCTAGATGATATGTGGAATGATAATTATCTGGAATGGGAAAAACTAGAAAATGTCTTTTGCCGGGGACCAAAAGGAAGTCGTGTAATGGTGACAAGTAGAATCTCAAGGGTTGCAAATATAATGGGTGCAAAAGACATCTATTCTCTGCAATGTTTTGATGACAATGAGTCATGgttattgtttgaaaaaattgCATTCAGAGAAGATGGTCCCGAGGACGGTGCACGAAAGGAATTGGAAGTCTATGGAAAAGAAATTGTAAGAAAGTGCAAAGGTTTACCATTGGCCGTGAAACAGATGGGAGGCCTGCAGAGGGGGGTAACTGATGTACAAGAATGGAAACGCATCATGAACAGTGAAATATGGGAACTAGAAGATGATTCGGTTTTGCCAGTTCTTAGATTGAGTTATAATCATCTTTCTTCAAATCTAAAGCAGTGCTTTGCATATTGTTCTCTGTTTCCAAAATCTTATGCATTTGATAAGTATGAATTGATCAAGTTATGGATGGCAGAAGAATTTATTCTTGCTAAGAAGAATGAGAAGACAGAGGATATAGGAAGCGGCTACTTCAATAATTTGGTGATGAGGTTcttctttgaaatttcaagcGATGACAGCACAAAATATAGGATGCATGACCTTATCCATAACTTAGCACAATCAATTGCACATCCTTTTTGTTTCCAAGTGAAGGACGAAAAACCAATGTTCACCGAAGAAAACTCTCGTCATGTGTCATTGCTATGTAAAGAGGTTGAGGAGCCTGTTTTAAAGATAATCAACAAATCAAAGAAGCTGCGGACACTTTTATTTCCAGCTGGACACTTGAAAGCCTTCGGCCACGCCCAACAGAAAGTATTTGATGAGCTTTCATACATACGAGTGTTGGACCTAAGTTCAAGCACACTTCTGGAACTGCCAAAATCAATTCAAATGTTGAAGCTTTTGCGTTATCTTAACCTATCCAAAACTGAAATAAAAAAGCTTCCCAATTCAATATGCAGACTCTACAATCTGGAGACACTGAAACTCTTGGGTTGTCCTTGGCTTTTCGAGTTGCCTAGAGATCTCTCAGACCTTACTAACTTGAGATATCTAGAGCTAGATGAAATGTTCTGGTCCAAGGCATCTATTCTGCCACCGAACATAGGTCGTCTAACCAGTCTGCATAATTTGCATGCCTTTCATGTTGGCCATGACATGGGATACAGACTTGAAGAGCTGAAGAATATGGTTCATCTTACAGGAACTTTGCATATCTCAAAACTTGAAAACGCAGTGAATGCAGGGCATGCAAACTTGAAAGACAAAGAGTGGATTCAGAAAGTGGTATATGAATGGAGCAATCAAAATGTTAACACGCAAGATAAAGCCAGAGAAGAGGAGGTACTTGAAGAACTGCAGCCACACTCAAATGTCAAAGAGATCCACATTTTTCAGTACAGGGGTATTGAATTACCAACTTGGATGAGAAATGgacaacttcaaaatttggtTACTATTTCCTTGAACCATTGCACACGAATCAAAATCCTCAGCCCTGGCAAGCTACCCCTCCTTGAAGAAGTCCGCCTCAAAAATATGCAGGAGTTGGAAGAATGGCAGGAGGAGCGCTACCTATCCTTGAAGAGGCTAAAGATCAGTCACTGCCCCAAACTGACAAAGTTGCCTTGTTTCTTTCCTAAACTAGACGATCTGAAGATCAAAAAGTGTGACTTACTGGAAACTATTCCCTTGGCCCAACTGACTAATATAACACTTGTTGACAATCCTCTTCTAAAGCACTGGAATGAAGAAGATCTACCAGTCAGAATAGTAAACGAACGAGGGCAAGAAGAAACTAAAGAAGTGACTTCTTCAATCTTTCTCAGAGAAGTCAACATTAGTAATTGCCCCAAGCTGCTCAAACTGCCAGAGAATCTGTGTCTGGATAAACTGGAGATAAGAAGGTGCAGATCATTAACCGCCCTCtgggaaaagaaaaatgtaaaatatcttCAGCACTTAGCAATGGATACTTATATCGATGACAAATTACTAAGTCTGATACACGAAAACGGCACTTTGTACTCTCTGGTGATTTCAAACATCTCCAATGTAAAGTCTCTTCCCAAATGGCCAAGCATCCTGAGTCTCAAAGCTCTCTATATCCATGGCTGGGAACATCTTGAGTCTTTGGCCACCCAAGAAATTACCATGCCCCAAGCCTTTGCAAATCTTGAACTACTCTCCATCTGGAACTGTCCAGAGCTTTTGGAACTGCCACAAGAAGGTCTCCCCACCTCTCTTCAATATCTTGCTGTTGGATCATGTGCAAGTCTACGATCATTTGGCCCATCCAATGTGCTCAGGAATCTAACCTCCCTCAAAGACCTCTACATTGAAAACTGTCCTGCACTCCAGTCCTTGCCAAGTGATGGGCTTCCAGAGTCCCTCCAACATATATCTATCCATGGATGCAACTCACTCCTACAACAATGCCAAAACGACAATGGAGACTTGCCAAAGATCAAGCCTGTCCCCGATGTGGAAATGGATGACGCTGCAACATCTACTGAGAATCCATTCTTACCATCCCTGGCATCTTCTTGCTGCCGGTTCTTTTGTTTCTGTTTCCCTTGTATATTCTCCTGA